From Pseudomonas fluorescens, one genomic window encodes:
- a CDS encoding aspartate kinase, with protein MALIVQKFGGTSVGTVERIEQVADKVKKFRDAGDDLVVVLSAMSGETNRLIALAKQISGDDQPVPRELDVIVSTGEQVTIALLAMALIKRGVPAVSYTGNQVRILTDSAHNKARILQIDDQKIRGDLKAGRVVVVAGFQGVDEHGSITTLGRGGSDTTGVALAAALKADECQIYTDVDGVYTTDPRVVSVAQRLDKITFEEMLEMASLGSKVLQIRAVEFAGKYNVPLRVLHSFKEGPGTLITIDEEESMEQPIISGIAFNRDEAKLTIRGVPDTPGVAFKILGPISAANIEVDMIVQNVSHDNTTDFTFTVHRNDYQAAQTVLENTAREIGAREVVGDTKIAKVSIVGVGMRSHAGVASRMFEALAKETINIQMISTSEIKVSVVIEEKYLELAVRALHTAFELDAPVRQGE; from the coding sequence ATGGCTTTGATCGTACAGAAATTTGGAGGCACCTCGGTCGGCACTGTCGAGAGAATCGAGCAGGTCGCCGACAAGGTTAAGAAATTCCGCGATGCCGGCGATGACCTGGTGGTTGTGCTGTCGGCAATGAGCGGTGAAACCAACCGTCTGATCGCTCTGGCCAAACAAATCAGTGGTGATGATCAACCAGTCCCGCGTGAACTGGATGTCATCGTCTCCACCGGCGAGCAGGTAACGATCGCGTTGCTGGCCATGGCGCTGATCAAGCGTGGCGTACCGGCGGTGTCGTACACCGGTAACCAGGTACGAATCCTGACGGACAGCGCGCACAATAAAGCGCGAATTCTGCAGATCGATGATCAGAAGATTCGCGGTGACCTGAAGGCTGGTCGCGTGGTCGTTGTGGCCGGTTTCCAGGGCGTGGACGAGCATGGCAGCATCACCACCCTTGGTCGTGGCGGCTCCGACACCACCGGTGTGGCGCTGGCAGCGGCCCTGAAGGCCGATGAGTGCCAGATCTACACCGATGTGGATGGTGTCTACACCACCGATCCGCGCGTGGTCTCCGTGGCTCAGCGTCTGGACAAGATCACCTTCGAAGAGATGCTGGAAATGGCCAGCCTCGGTTCCAAGGTATTGCAGATCCGCGCGGTCGAGTTCGCCGGCAAGTACAACGTCCCGCTGCGCGTACTGCACAGCTTCAAGGAGGGTCCAGGCACCCTCATTACTATTGATGAAGAGGAATCCATGGAACAGCCGATCATTTCCGGCATCGCTTTCAACCGCGATGAGGCCAAGCTGACCATCCGTGGCGTGCCAGACACCCCGGGCGTGGCGTTCAAGATTCTCGGCCCTATCAGTGCCGCGAACATCGAAGTCGACATGATCGTGCAGAACGTTTCGCACGATAACACCACCGACTTCACCTTCACCGTGCACCGCAATGACTACCAGGCGGCCCAGACCGTGCTGGAAAACACCGCACGCGAAATCGGTGCTCGTGAAGTCGTGGGTGACACCAAGATTGCCAAGGTTTCGATCGTCGGTGTTGGCATGCGCTCCCATGCCGGTGTTGCCAGTCGCATGTTCGAAGCCCTGGCCAAGGAAACCATCAACATCCAGATGATTTCGACCTCGGAGATCAAGGTTTCGGTGGTCATCGAGGAGAAGTACCTGGAACTGGCTGTGCGCGCGCTGCACACGGCGTTCGAGCTGGATGCTCCGGTTCGTCAGGGCGAGTGA
- the alaS gene encoding alanine--tRNA ligase, with product MKSAEIREAFLRFFEEQGHTRVASSSLIPGNDPTLLFTNAGMNQFKDCFLGQEKRAYTRATSSQKCVRAGGKNSDLENVGYTARHHTFFEMLGNFSFGDYFKHDAITYAWTFLTGVLKLPKDKLWVTVYASDDEAYDIWTQQIGVPVERMIRIGDNKGAPYASDNFWTMGDTGPCGPCTEIFYDHGDHIWGGPPGSPEEDGDRYIEIWNNVFMQFNRTADGVLHPLPAPSVDTGMGLERISAVMQHVNSNYEIDLFKNLLSASAAAIGCSNDDQSSLKVVSDHIRSCGFLIADGVLPSNEGRGYVLRRIIRRACRHGNKLGATGSFFYKIVAALVAEMGEAFPELKQQQANIERVLKAEEEQFSKTLEHGLKILEQDLAELKGTVVPGDVVFKLYDTYGFPMDLTADIARERELTIDEAGFEREMEAQRVRARSASSFGLDYNTLVKVDVATQFTGYTDTSGSAKIVALYKDGQSVDVLSEGDEGVIVLDKTPFYAESGGQVGDCGYLQAGTARFDVRDTTKTGGAFLHHGVLASGSLIVGAPVETQVDADVRHATSLNHSATHLLHAALRQVLGEHVQQKGSLVDSQRLRFDFSHFEAIKPEQIKALEDIVNAEIRKNSAVETEETDIETAKRKGAMALFGEKYGDDVRVLSMGGDFSVELCGGIHANRTGDIGLLKIISEGGVASGVRRIEALTGAAALAYLNGAEEQLKEAANLVKGSRDNLIDKLSAVLERNRLLEKQLEQLQAKAASAAGDDLSSQAQDVKGVKVLAVRLDGQDGKALLALVDQLKNKLGRAVILLGSVHEEKVVLVAGVTKDLTGQLKAGDLMKQAAAAVGGKGGGRPDMAQGGGTDAGALDAALALTVPFVEQGI from the coding sequence ATGAAAAGCGCAGAAATCCGTGAAGCCTTCCTTCGCTTCTTCGAAGAGCAAGGCCACACCCGTGTAGCCTCCAGCTCTTTGATTCCGGGCAACGACCCGACCCTGCTGTTCACTAACGCGGGGATGAACCAGTTCAAGGATTGCTTCCTGGGCCAGGAAAAGCGCGCCTATACCCGCGCCACCAGCAGCCAGAAGTGCGTCCGCGCAGGTGGCAAGAACAGCGACCTGGAAAACGTCGGCTACACCGCCCGTCATCACACCTTCTTTGAAATGCTGGGTAACTTCAGCTTCGGCGATTACTTTAAGCATGACGCGATCACCTACGCCTGGACCTTCCTGACTGGCGTCTTGAAGCTGCCCAAGGACAAACTCTGGGTCACTGTCTATGCCTCGGACGACGAAGCCTACGACATCTGGACACAGCAGATCGGCGTGCCGGTCGAGCGCATGATCCGCATCGGCGACAACAAGGGTGCGCCTTACGCCTCCGACAACTTCTGGACCATGGGCGATACCGGTCCATGCGGCCCCTGCACCGAGATCTTCTACGATCACGGTGACCACATCTGGGGCGGTCCACCCGGCTCGCCGGAAGAAGATGGCGACCGTTACATCGAGATCTGGAACAACGTATTCATGCAGTTCAACCGCACCGCCGATGGCGTGTTGCATCCGCTGCCGGCGCCGTCGGTCGATACCGGCATGGGCCTGGAGCGGATCAGTGCGGTGATGCAGCACGTGAACTCGAACTACGAGATCGACCTGTTCAAGAACCTGTTGAGCGCTTCGGCAGCGGCTATCGGTTGCAGCAATGACGACCAGTCGTCGCTCAAAGTGGTGTCTGACCACATCCGTTCCTGCGGTTTCCTGATTGCTGATGGCGTACTGCCTTCCAACGAAGGTCGTGGCTACGTATTGCGCCGGATCATTCGCCGCGCTTGCCGTCACGGCAACAAGCTGGGCGCCACCGGCAGCTTCTTCTACAAGATCGTTGCCGCGTTGGTGGCCGAGATGGGCGAAGCCTTCCCGGAGCTCAAACAGCAGCAGGCGAACATCGAGCGCGTGCTCAAGGCCGAAGAGGAGCAGTTCTCCAAGACCCTGGAGCACGGCCTGAAAATCCTTGAGCAGGATCTGGCAGAACTCAAAGGCACCGTGGTGCCGGGTGATGTCGTGTTCAAGCTGTACGACACCTATGGCTTCCCGATGGATCTGACGGCCGACATCGCCCGTGAGCGTGAGCTGACCATCGACGAAGCAGGTTTCGAGCGCGAAATGGAAGCCCAGCGCGTGCGTGCCCGTTCGGCGAGCTCCTTTGGCCTGGACTACAACACCCTGGTCAAGGTCGACGTTGCCACCCAGTTCACCGGTTACACCGATACCAGCGGCTCGGCGAAGATCGTCGCTCTTTATAAAGACGGTCAATCGGTTGATGTCCTGAGCGAAGGCGACGAGGGTGTGATTGTCCTCGACAAGACGCCGTTCTACGCCGAATCCGGTGGTCAGGTCGGCGACTGCGGATACCTGCAGGCCGGCACTGCGCGTTTTGACGTGCGTGACACCACCAAGACCGGCGGTGCGTTCCTGCATCACGGCGTGCTGGCTTCCGGCAGCCTGATCGTCGGTGCGCCGGTGGAGACCCAGGTAGATGCTGACGTGCGTCATGCGACATCGCTGAACCACTCGGCGACCCATTTGCTGCACGCGGCCCTGCGCCAAGTGTTGGGCGAACACGTTCAGCAGAAAGGCTCGCTGGTTGACAGTCAGCGTCTGCGTTTTGACTTCAGCCACTTCGAAGCCATCAAGCCTGAGCAGATCAAGGCGCTGGAAGACATCGTCAACGCCGAGATTCGTAAGAACTCTGCAGTCGAGACCGAAGAAACCGACATCGAGACCGCCAAGCGCAAAGGCGCCATGGCACTGTTCGGCGAGAAGTACGGCGACGACGTGCGGGTGTTGAGCATGGGGGGCGACTTCTCCGTCGAGCTGTGTGGCGGCATCCACGCCAACCGTACCGGTGACATCGGCTTGCTGAAAATCATCAGCGAAGGCGGTGTGGCATCGGGCGTGCGTCGTATCGAAGCGTTGACCGGTGCCGCGGCACTGGCCTATCTCAATGGCGCCGAAGAGCAGCTCAAGGAAGCGGCCAACCTGGTCAAGGGCAGCCGCGACAACCTGATCGACAAGCTGTCGGCTGTGCTCGAGCGCAACCGTCTGCTGGAAAAGCAACTCGAGCAGTTGCAAGCCAAGGCCGCCAGTGCGGCGGGTGACGACCTGTCCTCTCAGGCTCAGGACGTCAAGGGCGTGAAAGTACTGGCCGTGCGTCTCGACGGTCAGGACGGCAAGGCGCTGCTGGCGCTGGTCGATCAGCTGAAAAACAAACTCGGCCGCGCAGTGATCCTGCTCGGCAGTGTCCATGAGGAAAAGGTCGTGCTGGTTGCAGGCGTGACCAAAGACCTGACTGGCCAACTCAAAGCCGGTGATTTGATGAAGCAAGCCGCTGCGGCAGTGGGCGGGAAGGGCGGTGGTCGTCCGGACATGGCGCAAGGCGGTGGTACTGACGCTGGCGCACTGGACGCGGCCCTGGCCCTGACCGTGCCGTTTGTCGAACAGGGTATTTAA